In Leucobacter sp. CX169, a single genomic region encodes these proteins:
- the carB gene encoding carbamoyl-phosphate synthase large subunit, with translation MPKRSDINSVLVIGSGPIVIGQACEFDYSGTQACRVLREEGVRVILVNSNPATIMTDPDFADATYIEPITPEVIESIIIKERPDAILPTLGGQTALNAAMQLHELGILEKHGVELIGAKVDAIQKGEDRQLFKDIAIAAGAEVAKSYIAHTIEEAKEFAKDLGYPLVVRPSFTMGGLGSGFAYTEEELVRIAGDGLHYSPTTEVLLEESILGWKEYELELMRDTADNTVVVCSIENVDAVGVHTGDSITVAPALTLTDREYQNLRDISIDIIRRVGVDTGGCNIQFAIDPSNGRVVVIEMNPRVSRSSALASKATGFPIAKIAAKLAIGYRLDEIQNDITKVTPASFEPTIDYVVVKVPRFAFEKFPAADDTLTTTMKSVGEAMAIGRNFSTSLQKALRSLEKRGSSFHWGEDDRSVESLLVGMVRPTDGRIIDVQQALRKGATTEQVFDATKIDPWFLDQIVLINEVADEVAAAPELTREVLAHAKDHGFSDIQIAQLRGLDEATVRSLRHELDLRPVFKTVDTCAGEFPALTPYHYSSYDFETEVTPSDRKKIVILGSGPNRIGQGVEFDYSCVHASFALSEAGYETIMINCNPETVSTDYDTSDRLYFEPLTLEDVLEVIHAESKSGELVGVVVQLGGQTALGLAQPLKDAGVPILGTTPEAIDLAEERGAFSKILDEAGLVSPRNGTATDEAGAIRIAEEIGYPVLVRPSFVLGGRGMEIVYDTASLSGYFERIAGHALVGPGHPLLVDRFLDDAIEIDIDAIFDGDQLYVGGVMEHIEEAGVHSGDSSCTLPPVTLGHDQIAQVRDATEAIARGIGVHGLLNVQFAIGQGVLYVLEANPRASRTVPFVAKALGIPLAKAASRVMAGESIQSLLDSGFLPERDGSRIPIDAPVAVKEAVLPFKRFRTHEGLIVDSLLGPEMRSTGEVMGMDRDFPRAFAKSQAAAGSALPLSGTVFVSVADRDKRAVVLPVLRLQELGYEILATQGTQVVLARNGITSRAVRKHSEQSEGDSVVDLINAGKIDIVINTPSGRSARADGYEIRAATVAADKPIFTTIAELAAAVGALAVANEGFSVRSLQEYEADRVEQRAAEAAAR, from the coding sequence ATGCCGAAGCGTTCAGACATTAATTCCGTCCTCGTTATTGGGTCGGGCCCGATTGTCATCGGCCAGGCCTGCGAGTTCGATTACTCGGGTACCCAGGCATGCCGTGTGCTTCGCGAGGAGGGCGTCCGCGTCATCCTCGTGAACTCGAACCCTGCGACGATCATGACCGACCCCGACTTCGCCGACGCGACGTACATCGAACCGATTACCCCCGAGGTCATCGAGTCGATCATCATCAAGGAGCGCCCCGACGCGATCCTGCCGACCCTCGGTGGCCAGACCGCGCTCAACGCGGCGATGCAGCTGCACGAGCTGGGCATCCTCGAGAAGCACGGCGTCGAGCTCATCGGCGCGAAGGTTGACGCGATCCAGAAGGGCGAGGATCGCCAGCTCTTCAAGGACATCGCGATCGCCGCGGGCGCAGAGGTAGCCAAGTCCTATATCGCACACACGATCGAAGAGGCCAAGGAGTTCGCCAAGGACCTCGGCTACCCGCTCGTCGTGCGCCCCTCGTTCACGATGGGTGGCCTCGGCTCGGGCTTCGCGTACACCGAAGAAGAGCTCGTGCGCATTGCCGGCGACGGCCTGCACTACAGCCCCACGACCGAGGTGCTGCTCGAGGAGTCGATCCTCGGGTGGAAGGAGTATGAGCTCGAGCTCATGCGCGACACTGCCGACAACACGGTCGTCGTGTGCTCGATCGAGAACGTCGACGCCGTTGGCGTACACACGGGTGACTCGATCACCGTGGCCCCGGCCCTCACGCTGACGGACCGCGAGTACCAGAACCTGCGCGACATCTCGATCGACATCATTCGTCGCGTCGGGGTCGACACGGGCGGCTGCAACATTCAGTTCGCGATCGACCCGTCCAACGGCCGCGTCGTCGTCATCGAGATGAACCCTCGTGTGTCGCGCTCGTCGGCGCTCGCGTCGAAGGCCACCGGCTTCCCGATCGCCAAGATCGCCGCGAAGCTCGCCATCGGCTACCGCCTCGACGAGATCCAGAACGACATCACGAAGGTGACCCCGGCGAGCTTTGAGCCCACGATCGACTACGTTGTCGTCAAGGTTCCCCGCTTCGCGTTCGAGAAGTTCCCCGCAGCGGACGACACGCTGACCACGACCATGAAGTCGGTCGGCGAGGCGATGGCCATTGGGCGCAACTTCTCGACGTCGCTGCAGAAGGCGTTGCGCTCGCTCGAGAAGCGCGGCTCGTCGTTCCACTGGGGTGAGGATGACCGCTCGGTCGAATCGCTGCTCGTCGGCATGGTGCGTCCGACCGACGGCCGTATCATCGATGTCCAGCAGGCGCTCCGCAAGGGTGCCACCACCGAGCAGGTCTTCGACGCGACCAAGATCGACCCCTGGTTCCTCGACCAGATCGTGCTGATCAACGAGGTCGCGGACGAGGTAGCGGCGGCGCCCGAGCTCACCCGTGAGGTGCTCGCGCACGCCAAGGACCATGGCTTCTCCGACATTCAGATCGCGCAGCTGCGCGGCCTGGACGAGGCGACCGTGCGGAGCTTGCGTCACGAGCTTGACCTGCGCCCCGTCTTCAAGACGGTCGACACCTGCGCCGGCGAGTTCCCCGCGCTCACGCCGTACCACTACTCGTCGTACGACTTCGAGACCGAGGTCACCCCGTCCGACCGCAAGAAGATCGTGATCCTGGGGTCCGGTCCGAACCGCATCGGTCAGGGCGTCGAGTTCGACTACTCGTGCGTGCACGCCTCGTTCGCCCTCTCCGAGGCCGGCTACGAGACCATCATGATCAACTGCAACCCCGAGACGGTCTCGACCGACTACGACACCTCGGATCGCCTGTACTTCGAGCCGCTGACGCTTGAGGACGTGCTCGAGGTCATCCACGCCGAAAGCAAGAGCGGTGAGCTCGTCGGCGTCGTCGTGCAGTTGGGCGGCCAGACGGCCCTCGGCCTGGCACAGCCGCTGAAGGACGCTGGAGTCCCGATCCTGGGCACGACGCCCGAAGCGATCGACCTGGCGGAGGAGCGCGGCGCGTTCTCGAAGATCCTCGACGAGGCCGGCCTCGTGTCGCCCCGCAACGGCACCGCAACCGACGAGGCCGGAGCGATCCGGATCGCCGAGGAAATTGGCTACCCGGTGCTCGTGCGCCCATCGTTCGTGCTCGGGGGACGCGGCATGGAAATCGTGTATGACACGGCCTCGCTCAGCGGCTACTTCGAGCGGATCGCGGGCCACGCGCTCGTCGGCCCCGGCCACCCGCTGCTGGTGGACCGCTTCCTCGACGACGCGATCGAGATCGACATCGACGCCATCTTCGACGGCGATCAGCTGTACGTCGGCGGCGTCATGGAGCACATCGAGGAGGCGGGTGTGCACTCGGGTGACTCGAGCTGCACGCTGCCGCCCGTGACGCTCGGACACGACCAGATCGCCCAGGTTCGGGACGCCACTGAGGCAATCGCGCGCGGCATTGGCGTGCACGGCCTGCTGAACGTGCAGTTCGCGATCGGGCAGGGAGTGCTTTACGTGCTCGAGGCGAACCCTCGCGCGTCGCGCACGGTCCCGTTCGTCGCGAAGGCCCTCGGGATCCCGCTGGCGAAGGCGGCATCGCGGGTCATGGCGGGCGAGAGCATCCAGTCGCTGCTCGACTCGGGCTTCCTGCCCGAGCGCGACGGCTCGCGCATCCCGATCGACGCCCCGGTCGCCGTGAAGGAGGCCGTGCTTCCGTTCAAGCGCTTCCGCACGCACGAGGGCCTGATCGTCGACTCGCTGCTCGGCCCCGAGATGCGTTCGACCGGCGAGGTCATGGGCATGGACCGCGACTTCCCGCGTGCCTTTGCCAAGAGCCAGGCGGCGGCCGGTAGCGCGCTGCCGCTGTCCGGTACCGTGTTCGTCTCGGTCGCCGATCGTGACAAGCGCGCCGTCGTGCTGCCGGTGCTGCGCCTGCAGGAGCTCGGTTACGAGATCCTCGCGACGCAGGGCACCCAGGTGGTGCTCGCCCGCAACGGCATCACGTCCCGCGCAGTGCGCAAGCACTCGGAGCAGAGCGAGGGCGACTCGGTCGTTGACCTGATCAACGCGGGCAAGATCGACATCGTCATCAACACGCCGAGCGGTCGCTCGGCGCGCGCGGACGGGTACGAGATTCGCGCGGCGACCGTCGCGGCGGACAAGCCGATCTTCACCACGATCGCCGAGCTGGCCGCCGCGGTCGGCGCGCTCGCGGTGGCGAACGAGGGCTTCTCGGTGCGCTCGCTCCAGGAGTACGAAGCCGATCGGGTAGAACAGCGCGCGGCAGAGGCCGCCGCTCGATGA
- the pyrF gene encoding orotidine-5'-phosphate decarboxylase: MTQSFGDRLAAAFAAGRHLCVGIDPHDSLLADWGVSNDAAGAERMGRDVVAAAAGVAACVKPQIAFFERFGAAGFVALERVFADARAAGVTVIADVKRGDIGSSFAAYADAWLTPGSPLEADAMTVAAYQGFGTLAGAFGHVRDHGKGLFVLAATSNPEAFAVQTARLVDGRTVAEGMVADAASWNEDAALAGSGSPEVGSIGVVLGATLELDRFGIATDGYAGGPALPVLAPGFGFQGARVEDAGTIFGSLSRGLLASESRSVLAGGAAGLAKRIAERSATIAQSLGTLDTL; this comes from the coding sequence ATGACTCAGTCGTTCGGGGACCGGCTCGCAGCGGCATTCGCTGCGGGCCGGCACCTGTGCGTCGGAATTGACCCGCACGACTCGCTGCTCGCCGACTGGGGAGTGTCGAACGACGCCGCCGGGGCCGAGCGGATGGGCCGGGACGTTGTCGCGGCCGCCGCCGGCGTCGCGGCCTGTGTCAAGCCGCAGATCGCGTTCTTTGAGCGCTTCGGCGCCGCGGGCTTCGTAGCGCTTGAGCGAGTCTTCGCTGACGCGCGTGCAGCCGGCGTGACCGTAATTGCCGACGTGAAGCGCGGCGACATCGGCTCGAGCTTCGCCGCGTACGCGGACGCCTGGCTGACGCCTGGCTCGCCCCTCGAAGCGGACGCGATGACCGTCGCGGCGTACCAGGGGTTTGGCACGCTAGCGGGTGCCTTCGGCCACGTGCGCGATCATGGCAAGGGCCTGTTTGTGCTCGCCGCGACCTCGAACCCCGAAGCGTTTGCCGTGCAGACCGCTCGCCTTGTCGACGGGCGCACGGTCGCCGAGGGCATGGTTGCCGACGCCGCGTCGTGGAACGAGGATGCGGCGCTCGCCGGATCGGGCTCACCCGAAGTCGGCTCGATCGGTGTAGTGCTGGGCGCGACGCTTGAGCTCGACCGCTTCGGAATCGCGACGGACGGGTACGCCGGGGGACCGGCGCTTCCTGTGCTCGCGCCGGGTTTCGGGTTCCAGGGGGCACGAGTCGAGGACGCGGGCACAATCTTCGGATCGCTCTCTCGAGGCCTGCTCGCCAGCGAGTCGCGCAGCGTCCTCGCGGGCGGTGCCGCTGGCCTCGCCAAGCGAATCGCTGAGCGTTCGGCGACGATTGCCCAAAGCCTCGGTACTCTGGACACACTATGA
- the carA gene encoding glutamine-hydrolyzing carbamoyl-phosphate synthase small subunit, with protein MTTLTAHTTDTALDGAVLVLEDGTRHAGRAYGARGRTLGEVVFSTGMTGYQETLTDPSYAGQIVIMTAPHIGNTGVNDADKESDKIWVAGFVVRDPARRVSNFRAERSLDEELVADGVVGISGVDTRALTRHIRSAGALRAGVFSGADAMLPEAEQLAIVREQASMAGKNLSEVVSTPEAYEVAASGDERVGRIAVLDLGVKRATVTYLAEHGFDVTVLPARTTLEEIRALAPDALFYSNGPGDPAASDGHVAILQELLRDGLPYFGICFGNQLLGRALGFSTYKLPFGHRGINQPVMDKRTGKVEITAQNHGFAVDAPIDGVIDSPAGFGRVQVSHVSLNDQVVEGLECLDLPAFSVQYHPEAAAGPHDAFYLFNRFRELVKSNAESRTNTTESGAAE; from the coding sequence GTGACTACTCTCACCGCCCACACCACTGACACTGCCCTTGACGGCGCAGTGCTCGTGCTCGAGGACGGCACGCGTCACGCGGGCCGCGCATACGGCGCTCGCGGGCGCACCCTCGGAGAGGTCGTCTTCTCAACCGGCATGACCGGCTACCAGGAGACCCTCACTGACCCGTCCTACGCAGGCCAGATCGTCATCATGACGGCACCGCACATCGGAAACACCGGCGTCAACGACGCCGACAAGGAGTCCGACAAGATTTGGGTTGCCGGCTTCGTTGTCCGCGACCCCGCTCGCCGCGTCTCGAACTTCCGTGCCGAGCGTTCGCTCGACGAGGAGCTCGTCGCCGACGGCGTCGTGGGCATCTCGGGTGTCGACACCCGTGCCCTCACCCGCCACATCCGCTCGGCGGGCGCTCTGCGCGCCGGCGTCTTCTCGGGCGCCGACGCGATGCTCCCTGAGGCGGAGCAGCTCGCGATCGTGCGCGAGCAGGCCAGCATGGCCGGCAAGAACCTCTCCGAGGTCGTTTCGACCCCCGAGGCCTACGAGGTCGCGGCGTCGGGCGACGAGCGGGTCGGCCGGATCGCCGTGCTCGACCTCGGCGTGAAGCGCGCCACAGTGACCTACCTCGCCGAGCACGGCTTCGATGTGACGGTGCTGCCGGCGCGCACGACGCTCGAGGAGATCCGCGCGCTCGCTCCGGACGCGCTCTTCTACTCCAACGGTCCCGGTGACCCCGCGGCGTCCGACGGACACGTCGCGATCCTGCAGGAACTGCTGCGCGACGGCCTGCCGTACTTCGGCATCTGCTTCGGCAACCAGCTGCTCGGCCGGGCGCTCGGCTTCTCGACCTACAAGCTGCCGTTTGGCCACCGCGGGATCAACCAGCCCGTCATGGACAAGCGCACCGGCAAGGTCGAGATCACGGCGCAGAACCACGGCTTCGCCGTCGACGCGCCCATCGACGGGGTGATCGACTCGCCCGCCGGTTTCGGTCGCGTCCAGGTGAGCCACGTGAGCCTGAACGACCAGGTCGTCGAGGGGCTCGAGTGCCTCGACCTGCCGGCGTTCTCGGTCCAGTACCACCCCGAGGCAGCTGCTGGGCCGCACGACGCCTTCTATCTCTTCAACCGCTTCCGCGAACTCGTCAAGAGCAACGCCGAAAGCCGCACGAACACCACCGAATCGGGAGCAGCAGAATAA